TCGGCAACCGGGGAAGGAACGACCGTCTCGCTGCATCTTCCCGCCGCCCCCGCTGCGGAGGTCCGAGCGTGAGCCGGCCGGCTTCGTCTCCGCCCGACCTCCGCCGGCAGGGCCCACGCCTGCTGCTCGTCGAAGACGAAGAGAGCCTGGTGCTCACCCTCGGCGACCGACTGCGCGCCGAGGGCTATCGCCTCGAGGCCTGCGGCGATGCCGAATCGGCGCTCGCCGCGCTCGCCGCCTCGCCGTTCGACCTCGCCATCCTCGACGTCATGCTCCCCGGCATGGACGGCTTCGCCCTCTGCCGCGAGCTGCGCCACCGCGGCTACGAGCTGCCGGTGCTGATGCTCACCGCGCGCGCCCAGGTGGTCGATCGCGTCGTCGGACTGAAGCTCGGCGCCGACGACTACCTGACCAAGCCGTTCGAGATGATCGAGCTGCTCGCCCGGCTCGAGGCGCTGCTGCGCCGGCGCGGCACCGCCACGCGCGCCGCCGACGTGCATGCCTTCGGCGAGGTGCGCGCCGACTTCCGGCGTGCCGAGGTGACGCGCGAGGGGCGACCCCTCGCCCTCTCCAGCCTCGAGATGCGCCTGCTGCGCTACTTTCTCGAACACCGCGGCGAGGTGCTCACCCGCGATCGCCTGCTCGACGAGGTGTGGGGCTACGACGCCACGCCGGTTTCGCGCACCGTCGACGTCCACGTCGCCTCGTTGCGCGCCAAGGTGGAAGCGAATCCGTCGCATCCCGTCCACATCGTCACCGTCCACCGCGTCGGCTACCGCTTCGACGGCTGATCCGGCCGGAATGCCGCGACGGTTTACATGTCTGACAACGAGCTTGCACCGTCATGATCCTTTCGCCTGCGGCCCTGCCTAAGCTCCTCCCGGCACGAGAGCGGGCGTGTCGCCTGCCGACGACCGAGACCAGCCCGTCCGAATCCAGGAGAGCTTCGATGCGCGAGCGAACGACCCCACGAGCCTCGACCCAGGCGAGACGCACGCACCGCGCCGCGCGAGCCCGCCTTGCCGCCTGTCTCCTGGCCGGCCTCGTCGGCGCCGGAACCGCCGGCGCCCAGACGAGCAACCAGATCCAGTCGGTCTCGCCAGCGAACGCCGCGGCCGGGACGTCGAACCTCCTCGTCACCTTCACGCTCGACACCGACACCCCACCCCCGCCGCCTGCCGGGATCCTCCCCACCAGCGTGACGATCGGCACGCTCACCGGCGGATCGATCACCCATGCGAGCCAGGCAACCGTGACGGCGGTCTTCAGCATCCCCGCCGGCACGACGACCGGCGCCAAGGACTGCACCGTCGTCTTTCCCTCGCCGATGGGAACACTCACCTTCTCCCTCGCCGGCGGATTCACCGTGACGACCGCCGCGACGGCCGCACCGCAGATCGTGCAGCAACCGCTCTCGCGCACCGTACGACTCGGCGCCGCGACGACCTTCTCCGTCGTCGCCACCGGGTACCCGGCACCGACCTACCGCTGGCAGAAGGACCAGGTCGACATCCCGCAAGCCACGAGCGCCTCCTACACGATCTCCGTCGTCGCCGCGGAAGATGCGGGCAGCTATCGCTGCATCGCCGAGAACGCGCTCGACTCGGCGACCTCCGACGAAGCGACGCTCACCGTCGACACCAGCCCGCCGACGGCGGCCAACTCCTCGCTCGTCCCCGACACCCGTCAGGAGCTCTGCTACAACGCCACCGCCAGCGTCGCCTGCCCGGCGCCAGGCGCGGCCTTTCACGGCCAGGACGCCCAGCATGCGGGTTACCCGCCCGCCTTCACGGTCAGCGCCGACGGCGTCACGGTGACCGACGCCACCACCGGCCTGACCTGGCAACGCACCCCCGATCTCGATGGTAACGGCGTCCTCGACGCCAGCGACAAGCTCACCTGGGCCCAGGCGCAGCTCCGCCCGGCGGCGCTCAACGCCGCGCTTCACGGCGGCTTCTCCGACTGGCGGCTGCCGACCCTCCACGAGCTCTACTCGCTGATCGACTTCCGCGGCACCGACCCGAGCGGCCTTTCCGGCAACGACACCTCGGCGCTGACCCCGTTCATCGATCGCGACTACTTCTCCTTCGCCTACGGCGACACCGCCGCCGGTGAGCGGATCATCGACTCGCAGTACGCCTCCTCGACGCTCTACGTGGCGGACGGCAACAAACTCTTCGGGGTCAACTTCGCCGACGGTCGCATCAAGGGTTACGACCTGACGATGCCCGACGGCTCGCAGAAGACCTTCTTCGTGCTCTGCGTGCGCGGGAATCCGGGCTACGGCGCCTCCATCCTGGTCGTCAACGGCGACGGCACCGTCACCGACCGCGCCTCCGACCGGATGTGGTCGCAGACCGACAGCGGCGTCGCGATGAGCTGGGAGGCGGCGCTCGCCTGGGTCGCCGCGCGCAACGCCGAGAGCTGGCTCGGGCACAGCGACTGGCGCCTTCCCGAGGTCAAGGAGCTGCAGAGCATCCTCGACACCGGCCGCTCGCCCGACACGAGCGGCGGTGCGGCGCTCGACCCGCGCTTCGCCTACACCGCGATCACCAACGAGGGCGGCGTTGCCGACGCTCCGTACTACTGGTCGTCGACCACCCACGCCACCTGGGACGGCTCGGGAGGGGCGGCGGCCTATGTCGCGTTCGGCCGCGGCCTCGGCTGGATGCAGGTGGGCGGCGCGAGCTGCTACACGCTCGTCGACGTGCACGGCGCCGGGACCCAGCGCAGCGATCCGAAGACCGGCTCGGTCTCGAGCTACTACCTCGGCACCGCCTGCTCCGGCGGCTCGGCCTACGGCCACGGACCGCAGGGCGACATCCTGCGCATCGCCAACTTCGTGCGCCTGGTGCGCGGCGGCAATGGTCCCCTCGCCGCCGACTTCGTCTTCACGCCGACCACGCCGGACGCCTCCTCCCCGGTCGCCTTCGACGCCACCGCCTCCGGCGCCCTCTCGCCGTACACGTACGCCTGGGATCTCGGCGGCGTGGCGGCGAGCGGCGCCTCCGTGGCCCGCACCCTGAGCGTCGGCACCCACAGCATCGAGCTCACGGTGACCGACGCGGCCGGGTTCCACCTCGTCGTGACGCATGCCGTGACCGTCGTCGGCACCGCCCCGGTGCTCTTCGCCGACGCCTTCGAGAACGGCTCGGTCGGTCGCTGGTCTTCCTTCGGCGGCGCCTGAGTGCGGCCGGCCGTCACCCGCCGATGGCGATCTCGACCCGCTGCCCGAGCTTGAGCGGCGTCGGACCCGAAAGGGCGATCTTGACCAGCAGCACGCGGGTGTCGGACGGACGGCCGGGATCCTGCGGACGCGTGCGGCGCGGAACCACTTGATCGGGAATCTCCTCGACCCGGCCCTGCCAGCTCTGACCGTCGAGCCCCTCGGCGGTGATCGTCACCGGCGCATCGAGCCGGACGCGGCCGGCATCGAATTCGTCGATCTCGGCCTCGATGCGCGTCCGGGTCAGGTCGCCGAGGCTGAAGAGCGACGCCCCGGCGTCGACCGTCTCCCCGGAGTCGACGCGGCGCGCGAGCACGACGCCGTCGAGGGGAGCGAGGATGCGGCTCTTGGCGAGCGTCGCCTCGAGGCGGACGATCGCCGCTTCGGCGGTGGCCTTGCGCGCCGTCGCGGCGGCGACGTCGCGCTCGGTGCGCTCCAGCCGGTTGCGCGGCTCGACGCCCTGCGCGATGAGCGGCGAGAGGCGGCGGATGTCGCTCTCGCCGAGTCGGATGTCGGCCTCGGCCTCGGCGATGCGGGCGCGCGTCTCCGCGATCTCCGCCCGCACGTCGTCGGCGCGCAGCGCGGCGAGGAGCTGGCCGCGGCGCACCGTCTCCTTCTCCTTCACGGTCACGCGTTCAAGCAGGCCGGCGATCTCGGTTCCCACCTCGATTTCCGCGCCGGGGTAGGCGACCAGGCGCCCCTCGGCGACGATGTGCCCCGGCTCGGTCGAGGCGGCGGCGACGTTCGTTGCCGGCGACGGATCCGCGGCAAGGCGGCGCCCCTGGACGACGAGGGCGGCGGTGAGCACGAGGCCGAGAGCGGGCAGGGCGAGACGGCGGACGAGGCGAGCGGCGCGGGCGGGGGACTCGTTCATGGCGAAACCTCGGATCGGGGGATCGGGAGCTCAGGCGGCGAGCTTGCCGTCGCGGATCTTCACCACGCGATCGGCGATGGTTCGGACTTTCGGATCGTGGGTGACGATGAGCAGGCCCCGGTTCTCGCGCTTGGCGAGATCGCGGAAGAGGTCGAGCACCTGACCGCCGACCTCGCTGTCGAGGTTGGCGGTCGGCTCGTCGGCGAGCAGCACCGGCGGCGAGCCGGCGAGCGCCCGGGCGATGGCGACGCGCTGCTTCTGGCCGCCCGAGAGGTCGCGCGGAAGAAAGGTCAGGCGGTCGGCGAGGCCCACCGCTTCGAGCACGCGGGTCGCCTCGGCGCGCGCGGCTCCGCGCCCGAAGCCCTTGATCTGCAGCGCGTACTCGACGTTCTCGCACGCCGAGAGCGCCGGGAAGAGGTTGTACTGCTGGAAGGCGAAACCGATCGACCGCCGGCGGATCGCCGGCAGGTCGGCGGCGCGTTCGGCGTCGACCGCGTGGCCGTCGACGACGACCCGCCCCGAGCTCGGCGTCAGGATGCAGCCGAGGATCGACAAGAAGGTCGTCTTCCCCGAACCGGAAGGGCCTTCGAGGGCGACCACTTCGCCGCGCTCGAGGGTGAGATCGACCCCTCGCAGGACCGCGACCTGCTCGCGGCCTTCGACGAAGGTCTTGGTGACGGCGTGCGCTTCGAGAACGGGCATCGGCGGGCTCCCGGAGAGGTCAGGCGCGGAAGACGAGGGCGGGGTCGATCGCCGCGACCTTGCGGAACGAGACCATCGCCGAGACGAGGCAGAGCAGCAGCGTGCCGAAGAAGACGGCCACCGCCAGCGGGTCGGGCACGATCAGCTTGAGGCCGACCTTGGCCATCCCGGGTCGCAGCGCCAGGCCCATCGCACCGCCGGCCAGGTAGCCGACCACCGCGGCAATCGCCGCCTGCTGGCCGAGGATCCAGTAGATGTCGCGATTCGAGCCGCCGATCGCCTTGACGGTGCCGAACTCCTTGAGGTGCTCCATCGTCGAGGTGTAGAGCGTCTGCGCCACCACCACCACACCGACGAGGCAACCGAGAAAGACGGTGAGGATCATGTTGAGGCCGATCCCGGTCGAGGCGACCCAGTAGCTGCGCGAACGCTCGGCCCAGGCATCGCGCGTGTGGACGTCGTTGTACGGGAGGCGGCGGGCGATCTCGGCCCCGATCGCCTTGGCGTCGGCTCCCGGCGCGAGCTTGACGAGCACGTAGGTCGTCTGCTCCGTGAAGCGCTCGCCGGCGATCTGCTGCAGGAGATGGAAGTCGAGGAACCCGATCGGCGTCGTGGTGAACGAAAGCGCCTCGCGACTCCGGCCGATGATCTTCAGCCGCCGGCCGAGGACCTCGCGGTAGTCGCCGACCGCGAACGGCCCGTAGCGCCGCTCGGCCGAAGCGTCGAGGACGAGGTAGTCGCCGCGTCGCAGGTCGTGGAGGTCGCCCGACTCGAGCTTCCAGGGCAGGCCCCAGCGCGAGAAGTCCTCGAGCCCGTAGGCGAGCATCCCCTCCTCGGCCCCCGAGGGGAGCGCCACGTTGACGAAGGCGACGAGGAGGTTGTCGGCCCGCGCGACGCCGGGGATCGAGCGCACGCGCTGCACCGCGGTCTCCGGGAAGGCGTGAGCGAAGTCGACGTTCGGCGTGTTGCGCGAGGTCACCCAGAGGTCGGCGTCGAGGTGGTGGATGGTCACTGAGGCGTTGTCGAGCAGGCCGAGGAAGAGCCCCACTTGGACGAAGACGAGGGTGACGGCGAACGCCACGCCGGAGACGGTGATGACGAAGCGCAGCTTGTCGTGCAGCAGGTTGCGCAGCGCGAGGTTGGGCATCGCTCAGCGCTCCCCGGCCGTCTCGGGCGCGGCGAGCAGGCCGCGCAGTTGCAGGTCGAGCACCAGGGCGAGCGTCGCCTCGAGCGACCGCCAGTCGATCCAGTCGTCGTTGCACTTGGCGATGCGCAGCGAGACGAGGCCGTGGACTCCCGCCCACACCGCCTGCGACAGGAGATCGGGGTCGGTGTACTCCGGTCGCAGCCGACCCGTGGCGATCGCCTCGGCGAGCGTCCAGCGGAGGAAAGCGTAGGCATCCGCCTCCGGGTTGCCGCGGCGCTCCTCCTTCTTCTCGTCTGGAAGCGGCGCGTGCGGGGTCATGAACATCAGCCGGTAGTGGTGCGGGTGGCTCATCCCGAACTCGGCGTAGGCGGCACCCACCCCGCGCAACCGCTCGATCGGGTCGGCGACCTGGGCGAGCTTCTGGAAGTGCCCGGCGAGCGCGTCGAAATCGGCGAGACAGAGCTCGCGGACGATCGACTCCTTGTCCGGGAAGTGGAGATAGAGCGCCGTCGGCGAGTACTCGATCGCCTCGGCGATCTTGCGCATCGTCACCGCCTCGTACCCCTGCTCCGCAAAGAGCTCCCGCGCGGCGTCGAGAATCCGCCCCTTGAGCTCTTCCTTCTCCCGCATGCGCCTGTCCTTTGGCCCCATAACGCTCCTCGATTACTGAACGCTGTTTAATATAAGTTCAGCAATCAGTCGCGTCAAGCCCTCCCCTTCCACCTCTCCGGCCGGACCGCCTTGCGGATCGGCGGGGTCTCGACCCTCATCACTAAAGTTGATTGAAATCAACACGATCCATGCATCATGGCGCGCCCCCCGAGGCAGCGCGCCGCCGTCGAACCGCTGGTGCCGTAAGGGATCGGCGTTTGACACATCCCGCCCGCCCGGGTAGGTTGGGGGGGCAGGGCGACGAGAGATGGTCCGCTCGCTCTGCCAAGGGTTCGGCGACCGTCGGGTTGCCGGAGGCAAAGCAGGTGGTCGGGCCGCCACCTGGTTGACGAGGCGGCTTCGGTGTTCCGAAGTCGCCGCCGCGACCGGAGCGGGCGATTGAGCGTCGTTCTCGGTCGTGGCAACTTCCGGGAGGCGCCGATGTTCTCGACCCTGAACAACTCCGAATCCAAGAACCGAGGCACGCAGATCAAGGCAGCGCTTTGGCTCGTCGGGCTTCTGGCCGTCGCAGCGCTGGTGATTGCCATGGCCTCCTGATGCCGGGCTTCTCGGGGTCTCGCCGCGAAGCCGACAAGAGGCCCACTCGCAAGGCGGAGCTGGACCGGCCCGGATGGCGGGAAGGCTCCTTGCCCACTCCTTGGGCTTGCTTGAGGGAAGGCCCGCCGGCGACGGAGCGCCCGGAGGTTGCGCCGAAGACGAGGGAATCCCCCCGCGCCCCCGAACGCCCGGGAGCCCCCCCGGAACCGGCCGGGCTCCTCGTCGTGACGGACTTGGACGGCACCCTGCTCGACGAGACGACCTACGGGTTCGAGGCGGCTCGACCAGCGCTCGCGGAGCTCCGCCGACGCGGAATTCCCGTCGTCCTTGCCAGCAGCAAGACGCGCGCGGAAATGGAGCCTCTCTCCCGGCGCCTCGGGTTTCGCGCGCCAATGATTGTCGAGAATGGCGGAGCTCTGCTCCTGCCGAACGGCGACGAGGGCTACGAATCGGTGGTCTTCGGTCTCGACGCTGCCGTCCTCGCAATCGCGCTTCGCGCCATCAGTCGGGAGGTCGGTTCACCCCTCGCGGGATTCTCGTCCCTGACCACGGCGCAGGTCGCCCGCCTCACCGGGCTCGGAATCGGCCCCGCCGCACTCGCCAGGCGGCGGGACTATGACGAGCCGTTCCTGCTCGACGACGAGCGCCTCCTGGCTCGCATCCAGGTCTCCGCCACGAAACGGGGACTGCGGATCACGCGGGGCGGGCGCTTCTTCCATCTCACCGGGAACGCCGACAAGGGAACAGCACTGCGCGCTCTGCTATCTCGATCGGCAGGAACTTGCCCGACTCCTGACACCGTCGGACTTGGGGACGCCGGGAACGACCTGTCGCTCTTGCAGGCCGTGGACCGGCCGATTCTCCTCCCCGGAAAGAACGGCGAGATCGACACGACTCTGGCCGCGACCCTGCCGGCCGCCGAGTGCGCGCCGCTTCCCGGCCCTGCGGGCTGGAACGCGGCAATCCTGACGGTACTCGCCGGAGGGCGGCTGCCATCCGTTTCGAGCTCGAAGCAAACCAGGCCCGCAAGGAGCACCCCGTGATTCGAGGTTCCGAGTGAGCGACTTCCACCAGCCAGGGCTCGTCACGGCGCTGCCTCGCCTTCGCGAGCGGGCGATCGAGGAGCTCGAGAGCGAGATTCGCGCCTTGACCCCGAAGTTCCCAGTAGCCCTGGTGATTCCGATGGTCCCTTCCGAGATGGACCGCCCCGCGCTGACAGGAATCCTCGACGAGCTCTGTTCGGTCGACTACCTCGATACGCTCCTGGTGTCGTTGAATCGTGCTTCCGTCGAGGACTACCACCGCGCCGTGCGATTCTTCGAACGCTACCCGAAGCGCCAGGTCATTCTCTGGAGCGAGTCGCCTTCCGTGCAGGAGTTCCTGGCCCGAATGGAGGCCGCGGGCCTGAGCGTCGGCAGCCCTGGGAAGGGACGGGCATGCTGGCTTGCCATGGGCTTTCTGCTGGCCGAAGAGCGGGCGGACTACTTCGCGTTCTTCGATGCCGACATCGTGAACTTCCGACGCGAGATGCTCGCTCGCTTGGTGCTGCCGGCGCTCGACCCGATCGTCGACTACGACTTCGTGAAGGCCTACTACGCAAGGTTCTCCGATCGCCTCCACGGCCGTGTGACGAGACTTTACGTGGCGCCTCTGCTCTCCGCCTTTCGTCGCCTCATCGGCTCGGACCCGTTCATCCGCTACATGGCGTCCTTTCGTTACCCGCTTTCCGGCGAGTTCGCTGTTCAACGCGACCTGGCCTCCCGGCTTCGCCTGCCTTCCGATTGGGGCCTCGAAATCGTGTCCCTCTTCGAAGCGCTGCGTCACCGCGCACCGGTCCGCATGTGCCAGGTGGAGATCGCCGAGCGATACGACCACAAGCACCAGGACCTCTCACCGGAAGATGCCAACGCGGGGTTGAATCGGATGGCCCGGGACATCGGCACGCACCTGATGCGGACGCTCGCCGCCGCCGGCGTGGTGCTCGCCGGCGGCCTGCTCAACAGCCTTCTCGCGGCGTACCAGCGTGAGGCGGAGGACGCCGTGGCCGACAGCTATGCGGTGGCGATGATCAACGGCCTGCAGTACGACCGGCAC
This genomic window from Holophagales bacterium contains:
- a CDS encoding response regulator transcription factor — protein: MSRPASSPPDLRRQGPRLLLVEDEESLVLTLGDRLRAEGYRLEACGDAESALAALAASPFDLAILDVMLPGMDGFALCRELRHRGYELPVLMLTARAQVVDRVVGLKLGADDYLTKPFEMIELLARLEALLRRRGTATRAADVHAFGEVRADFRRAEVTREGRPLALSSLEMRLLRYFLEHRGEVLTRDRLLDEVWGYDATPVSRTVDVHVASLRAKVEANPSHPVHIVTVHRVGYRFDG
- a CDS encoding DUF1566 domain-containing protein, which translates into the protein MRERTTPRASTQARRTHRAARARLAACLLAGLVGAGTAGAQTSNQIQSVSPANAAAGTSNLLVTFTLDTDTPPPPPAGILPTSVTIGTLTGGSITHASQATVTAVFSIPAGTTTGAKDCTVVFPSPMGTLTFSLAGGFTVTTAATAAPQIVQQPLSRTVRLGAATTFSVVATGYPAPTYRWQKDQVDIPQATSASYTISVVAAEDAGSYRCIAENALDSATSDEATLTVDTSPPTAANSSLVPDTRQELCYNATASVACPAPGAAFHGQDAQHAGYPPAFTVSADGVTVTDATTGLTWQRTPDLDGNGVLDASDKLTWAQAQLRPAALNAALHGGFSDWRLPTLHELYSLIDFRGTDPSGLSGNDTSALTPFIDRDYFSFAYGDTAAGERIIDSQYASSTLYVADGNKLFGVNFADGRIKGYDLTMPDGSQKTFFVLCVRGNPGYGASILVVNGDGTVTDRASDRMWSQTDSGVAMSWEAALAWVAARNAESWLGHSDWRLPEVKELQSILDTGRSPDTSGGAALDPRFAYTAITNEGGVADAPYYWSSTTHATWDGSGGAAAYVAFGRGLGWMQVGGASCYTLVDVHGAGTQRSDPKTGSVSSYYLGTACSGGSAYGHGPQGDILRIANFVRLVRGGNGPLAADFVFTPTTPDASSPVAFDATASGALSPYTYAWDLGGVAASGASVARTLSVGTHSIELTVTDAAGFHLVVTHAVTVVGTAPVLFADAFENGSVGRWSSFGGA
- a CDS encoding efflux RND transporter periplasmic adaptor subunit, whose translation is MNESPARAARLVRRLALPALGLVLTAALVVQGRRLAADPSPATNVAAASTEPGHIVAEGRLVAYPGAEIEVGTEIAGLLERVTVKEKETVRRGQLLAALRADDVRAEIAETRARIAEAEADIRLGESDIRRLSPLIAQGVEPRNRLERTERDVAAATARKATAEAAIVRLEATLAKSRILAPLDGVVLARRVDSGETVDAGASLFSLGDLTRTRIEAEIDEFDAGRVRLDAPVTITAEGLDGQSWQGRVEEIPDQVVPRRTRPQDPGRPSDTRVLLVKIALSGPTPLKLGQRVEIAIGG
- a CDS encoding ABC transporter ATP-binding protein; its protein translation is MPVLEAHAVTKTFVEGREQVAVLRGVDLTLERGEVVALEGPSGSGKTTFLSILGCILTPSSGRVVVDGHAVDAERAADLPAIRRRSIGFAFQQYNLFPALSACENVEYALQIKGFGRGAARAEATRVLEAVGLADRLTFLPRDLSGGQKQRVAIARALAGSPPVLLADEPTANLDSEVGGQVLDLFRDLAKRENRGLLIVTHDPKVRTIADRVVKIRDGKLAA
- a CDS encoding ABC transporter permease codes for the protein MPNLALRNLLHDKLRFVITVSGVAFAVTLVFVQVGLFLGLLDNASVTIHHLDADLWVTSRNTPNVDFAHAFPETAVQRVRSIPGVARADNLLVAFVNVALPSGAEEGMLAYGLEDFSRWGLPWKLESGDLHDLRRGDYLVLDASAERRYGPFAVGDYREVLGRRLKIIGRSREALSFTTTPIGFLDFHLLQQIAGERFTEQTTYVLVKLAPGADAKAIGAEIARRLPYNDVHTRDAWAERSRSYWVASTGIGLNMILTVFLGCLVGVVVVAQTLYTSTMEHLKEFGTVKAIGGSNRDIYWILGQQAAIAAVVGYLAGGAMGLALRPGMAKVGLKLIVPDPLAVAVFFGTLLLCLVSAMVSFRKVAAIDPALVFRA
- a CDS encoding TetR/AcrR family transcriptional regulator, which encodes MREKEELKGRILDAARELFAEQGYEAVTMRKIAEAIEYSPTALYLHFPDKESIVRELCLADFDALAGHFQKLAQVADPIERLRGVGAAYAEFGMSHPHHYRLMFMTPHAPLPDEKKEERRGNPEADAYAFLRWTLAEAIATGRLRPEYTDPDLLSQAVWAGVHGLVSLRIAKCNDDWIDWRSLEATLALVLDLQLRGLLAAPETAGER
- a CDS encoding HAD-IIB family hydrolase codes for the protein MTDLDGTLLDETTYGFEAARPALAELRRRGIPVVLASSKTRAEMEPLSRRLGFRAPMIVENGGALLLPNGDEGYESVVFGLDAAVLAIALRAISREVGSPLAGFSSLTTAQVARLTGLGIGPAALARRRDYDEPFLLDDERLLARIQVSATKRGLRITRGGRFFHLTGNADKGTALRALLSRSAGTCPTPDTVGLGDAGNDLSLLQAVDRPILLPGKNGEIDTTLAATLPAAECAPLPGPAGWNAAILTVLAGGRLPSVSSSKQTRPARSTP
- a CDS encoding glycosyl transferase, producing the protein MSDFHQPGLVTALPRLRERAIEELESEIRALTPKFPVALVIPMVPSEMDRPALTGILDELCSVDYLDTLLVSLNRASVEDYHRAVRFFERYPKRQVILWSESPSVQEFLARMEAAGLSVGSPGKGRACWLAMGFLLAEERADYFAFFDADIVNFRREMLARLVLPALDPIVDYDFVKAYYARFSDRLHGRVTRLYVAPLLSAFRRLIGSDPFIRYMASFRYPLSGEFAVQRDLASRLRLPSDWGLEIVSLFEALRHRAPVRMCQVEIAERYDHKHQDLSPEDANAGLNRMARDIGTHLMRTLAAAGVVLAGGLLNSLLAAYQREAEDAVADSYAVAMINGLQYDRHGEEIAVQTFAKALRTATTEFLADPAGPPLVPNWARVWAGVKQAGPMLMAAVAKGPN